A window from Planococcus maritimus encodes these proteins:
- the nhaC gene encoding Na+/H+ antiporter NhaC translates to MVEEKKRPKQQEIEVPFWLALLPLIFMVAAMAVTIIIFEGSPHIPLLLGTTIAVIIAWRLGYRWHMIEEGAYKGIRLALPALVIIIMVGMIIASWIGGGIVATMIYYGLKIITPSLFLVTICLICALVAGAIGSSWSTMGTVGIAGMGIGASMGIPAAMVAGAVISGSYFGDKMSPLSDTTNLAAGVTNTNLFVHIRHMIYTTIPGMIIALGVYFFLGRQFAGNSIDSENINTILASLEDNFVISPWLLLVPLAVIVLVMKKVPALPALGIGIVLGWLCHILIQGGSVAEAVNALHDGYVITSGNEVVDSLFNRGGIDSMMFVISLTIFAMTFGGVLEHTGMLKSIVTKILMLAKTAGSLIAATVASAFLTNVTASEQYISILLPGRMYARAYQDQGLHSKNLSRALEDGGTITSPFVPWNTCGVFILATLAVHPFAYAPYAVLNYSVPLIAILMAFLGWKVEFMTDEEMQKLKDREARMELETQQEPV, encoded by the coding sequence ATGGTAGAAGAAAAGAAACGTCCAAAACAGCAGGAAATCGAAGTGCCTTTTTGGCTGGCTTTACTGCCGCTGATCTTTATGGTGGCGGCGATGGCTGTCACCATCATCATTTTTGAAGGCAGCCCGCACATTCCTCTGCTTCTTGGAACGACCATCGCCGTTATCATTGCATGGCGGTTGGGGTACCGCTGGCATATGATCGAAGAAGGGGCGTATAAAGGCATCCGCCTGGCACTCCCGGCTCTGGTCATCATTATTATGGTCGGCATGATCATCGCTTCCTGGATCGGCGGAGGCATTGTGGCGACGATGATTTATTATGGCTTGAAAATCATTACGCCTTCTTTATTCCTCGTTACTATCTGTTTAATCTGCGCATTGGTTGCGGGAGCCATCGGCAGTTCCTGGTCGACGATGGGCACTGTCGGCATCGCTGGCATGGGCATCGGCGCGAGCATGGGCATTCCGGCAGCAATGGTCGCTGGAGCGGTTATTTCGGGTTCTTATTTTGGGGACAAGATGTCGCCGCTATCAGATACCACGAACTTGGCAGCGGGAGTCACGAATACCAATTTATTCGTCCATATCCGCCATATGATCTACACGACGATCCCAGGCATGATCATTGCTCTTGGCGTGTACTTTTTCCTGGGGCGCCAGTTTGCGGGCAACTCGATCGATAGCGAAAACATCAATACGATCCTGGCATCGCTTGAGGACAATTTCGTCATTTCGCCGTGGCTGTTGCTGGTTCCGCTTGCGGTCATCGTGCTTGTCATGAAGAAAGTACCGGCACTTCCTGCTCTCGGTATCGGCATTGTGCTCGGCTGGCTATGCCATATTCTAATACAGGGCGGATCGGTCGCAGAAGCGGTCAATGCATTGCATGACGGTTATGTCATCACTTCTGGCAATGAAGTCGTCGATTCCTTATTCAATAGAGGCGGCATCGATTCGATGATGTTCGTCATTTCCTTAACGATTTTCGCCATGACCTTCGGCGGGGTGCTGGAGCATACGGGCATGCTGAAATCGATCGTCACCAAAATCTTGATGCTGGCAAAAACGGCGGGCAGCCTGATCGCTGCGACAGTGGCGTCTGCATTTTTGACGAATGTTACAGCATCGGAGCAATACATTTCGATTCTATTGCCTGGCCGGATGTACGCACGGGCTTATCAGGACCAAGGCTTGCATTCGAAAAACTTGTCGCGTGCCTTAGAAGACGGCGGGACGATCACATCGCCCTTCGTTCCGTGGAATACTTGTGGCGTCTTCATCCTGGCGACGCTCGCGGTCCACCCATTCGCTTATGCACCGTATGCGGTTTTAAATTATTCGGTGCCGCTTATCGCTATCCTTATGGCATTCCTCGGCTGGAAAGTCGAATTCATGACCGATGAGGAAATGCAAAAGCTGAAAGATCGCGAAGCAAGGATGGAATTAGAAACGCAGCAAGAACCGGTGTGA
- a CDS encoding MFS transporter, translating into MSNNKPKLWTRDFIGVSVVHFLLLLVFYLLIVTIALYAVEEYGASTSEAGLVTGIFILGALTGRLVIGRTLDIIGRKRALVLGSALFVGMTALYFLPLGLPFLMLNRFLHGVTLGIASTAAGTIAAQVIPHTRKGEGIGYFSMSATLGAAFGPFIGLLMSQWTGYNAIFAACVAIAVSALALSLFIKVPVLEKPPAGETKSGFQLSNYLEANAVPIAIVMFLIALSYSSVLSFINFYANDKGLVEAASFFFLVYAVVILLTRPFTGRIMDLYGANYIMYPALVSLAGGLLLLSIADSSMGLLFAGALIGLGFGNMQSTTQAVAIKLTPPHRMGLATSTFFVAMDGGLGMGPYILGFIIPFTGYSALYGILGIAVLALIVPYYFLHGKKERKTASAY; encoded by the coding sequence TTGAGTAACAACAAACCTAAATTATGGACGCGGGATTTTATTGGCGTTTCCGTCGTCCATTTTCTACTACTGCTCGTTTTTTATTTATTGATCGTTACGATCGCTTTATACGCTGTCGAAGAGTACGGTGCTTCGACTAGTGAAGCCGGCCTCGTCACCGGTATTTTCATCTTAGGGGCGCTGACCGGACGCTTGGTCATCGGACGCACACTCGATATAATCGGGCGCAAACGCGCGTTGGTGCTCGGGTCTGCTTTATTTGTCGGCATGACTGCGCTATACTTCTTGCCGCTTGGGTTGCCTTTCTTGATGCTGAATCGCTTTTTGCACGGCGTCACGCTCGGAATCGCGAGCACCGCCGCCGGAACGATTGCCGCGCAAGTCATTCCCCATACGCGTAAAGGCGAAGGCATTGGCTATTTCAGCATGAGTGCGACGCTCGGGGCTGCTTTTGGGCCATTTATCGGCTTGTTGATGAGCCAATGGACTGGCTATAATGCTATTTTCGCGGCTTGTGTCGCGATCGCTGTCTCTGCACTGGCATTGAGCCTTTTCATCAAAGTGCCAGTGCTGGAAAAACCGCCGGCGGGAGAAACAAAATCTGGGTTTCAGCTGTCCAATTATTTGGAAGCGAATGCGGTGCCAATTGCCATCGTCATGTTTTTGATCGCGCTGAGTTATTCGAGCGTCTTGTCCTTCATCAATTTTTACGCCAATGATAAGGGCCTAGTTGAAGCAGCGAGCTTCTTCTTCCTGGTTTATGCAGTGGTGATCTTGCTGACACGCCCATTCACGGGCCGCATCATGGATTTATACGGCGCCAATTACATCATGTATCCCGCGCTTGTATCACTTGCAGGCGGCTTATTGCTGCTGAGTATTGCTGATTCGAGCATGGGTCTGTTGTTTGCGGGTGCTTTGATTGGGCTTGGGTTCGGTAATATGCAATCGACGACGCAAGCGGTCGCGATTAAATTAACCCCTCCCCACCGGATGGGACTTGCAACTTCGACTTTCTTTGTCGCAATGGACGGCGGGCTCGGCATGGGGCCGTATATTCTCGGCTTCATCATTCCCTTCACCGGCTATAGCGCACTTTATGGCATACTAGGCATCGCTGTATTAGCGTTGATCGTGCCGTATTACTTCCTTCACGGAAAAAAAGAACGCAAGACAGCATCTGCCTATTGA
- a CDS encoding FecCD family ABC transporter permease translates to MIQQHLIRKQRITMISLFLIIAATAVLSLGLGYSTLGFERIIPVLMGQGDFKEEFVLFSIRMPRLLITFLAGMALALSGAVLQSITRNDLADPGIIGINSGAGVAIAIFFLFVPVNPGSFAFLMPFVAFLGAFITAILIYLFSRNPHTGLQPVRLVLVGIGFSMALSGVMIVLISSADREKVDFIAQWLAGSIWGTDWPFIAALLPWLVVLIPFVLYKANRLNILGLGESAAIGLGINIGKERAVLLLAAVALAAAAVSVTGSIAFIGLMAPHLAKALVGPRHQLFLPVAILLGGWLLLAADTIGRNLLEPSGIPAGVMAALIGAPYFVYLLMKK, encoded by the coding sequence ATGATCCAACAGCATTTAATCCGCAAGCAACGTATTACGATGATCTCTCTTTTCCTCATCATCGCAGCTACCGCTGTCTTGAGCCTGGGATTGGGCTATTCCACTCTCGGTTTTGAACGGATTATTCCGGTCTTGATGGGACAAGGCGATTTTAAAGAAGAATTCGTGTTGTTTTCGATTCGCATGCCCCGCCTGCTTATTACGTTCCTGGCAGGTATGGCACTTGCCTTATCAGGAGCTGTACTGCAAAGCATTACACGCAATGATTTGGCAGATCCCGGCATCATCGGCATCAATTCCGGTGCCGGTGTCGCCATCGCCATTTTCTTCTTGTTTGTCCCGGTCAATCCGGGTTCATTTGCTTTTTTGATGCCCTTTGTTGCATTTCTTGGCGCGTTTATCACCGCCATCCTGATTTATTTGTTTTCACGCAACCCTCACACGGGACTTCAGCCAGTTCGCCTCGTGCTAGTGGGAATCGGCTTTTCCATGGCCTTGTCTGGCGTCATGATTGTCTTAATCTCTTCTGCCGACCGGGAGAAAGTAGACTTTATCGCCCAATGGCTGGCGGGTTCCATTTGGGGCACGGACTGGCCGTTTATCGCGGCGCTTTTGCCTTGGCTCGTGGTCCTGATTCCTTTCGTTTTGTACAAGGCCAACCGCTTAAATATTCTGGGGCTTGGCGAATCGGCAGCTATCGGGCTCGGCATCAATATCGGCAAAGAACGCGCCGTGCTTTTGCTCGCAGCCGTCGCATTGGCAGCTGCGGCCGTGTCCGTTACCGGTAGTATCGCTTTTATCGGCTTGATGGCTCCTCATCTTGCGAAAGCACTCGTCGGGCCGCGTCATCAATTGTTTCTGCCTGTCGCCATTCTGCTAGGCGGCTGGCTATTGCTTGCAGCTGATACCATCGGGCGCAATTTGCTCGAACCATCCGGCATTCCCGCTGGCGTCATGGCCGCATTAATTGGCGCACCGTATTTTGTGTATTTATTAATGAAAAAATAA
- a CDS encoding diguanylate cyclase domain-containing protein, translating to MKSLSLRNYWGLIFAIFILLFAAVLSILVSEISTNRLEEERGNSLSSIAFQMKDRLDQYMWGRYSEIKTFGEIEELELAATEEQKRAKLDMLQEQVPAFSWIGMTDASGFVTASTDELLEGMDLSDRPIYTQARKTDFVGDVHEALLLAELLPNPSGRELEFVDISVPIIHSDGSFAGVVAAHLSWEWAEEVMQYVLRPLNRQENELEVFVLSPGTQRVILGPEEFLGKPLPIESASLSSGKTGWVLEEWPNGESYLTGFAGGRTNWDYPELRWTVLVRQPEEAAFAAARDLSHIIMWSGLASAILFALAGWFVAGRISRPLKEISRKAKAFRKGEQLELPKNTGVREIEDLSYSLESLVKTLGTAESDLVRMQDLAQRDPLTGLPNRIALEEAADRMMKRARTDKEPLAFFYLDLDGFKKANDTLGHLAGDHVLQKVAERLMAELPEGAFIARIGGDEFVLLFPCDGLGELPTKQLAQRLIDRLSKPITVDAGQVQLGCSIGIAIYPDNAENLYTLLSYADAALYVSKENGRSQTTFYRDIVSE from the coding sequence ATGAAATCATTATCGCTTAGGAATTACTGGGGTCTGATATTTGCCATTTTCATTTTGTTGTTCGCCGCCGTCCTCAGCATTCTCGTCTCGGAAATCAGTACAAACCGATTGGAAGAAGAACGTGGAAATTCATTATCAAGTATCGCCTTTCAAATGAAAGACCGTTTAGATCAGTATATGTGGGGCCGTTATAGTGAAATCAAGACTTTTGGGGAAATCGAGGAGCTTGAACTCGCAGCCACCGAGGAACAAAAGCGTGCGAAGCTTGATATGCTGCAAGAACAAGTACCGGCATTTTCGTGGATCGGCATGACTGATGCATCGGGCTTCGTTACTGCCTCTACTGATGAGTTATTAGAAGGCATGGACCTTTCCGACCGGCCTATTTATACGCAGGCCCGCAAAACCGATTTTGTCGGCGATGTCCACGAAGCGCTGCTTTTAGCAGAGCTTTTGCCAAATCCAAGTGGGCGTGAGCTCGAGTTTGTCGATATTAGTGTGCCCATCATCCATTCTGACGGCTCATTCGCTGGAGTAGTCGCTGCTCATTTGAGTTGGGAATGGGCAGAGGAAGTCATGCAGTATGTATTGCGCCCGCTGAATCGCCAAGAAAATGAGTTAGAGGTCTTCGTCTTGAGTCCGGGTACCCAGCGCGTCATCCTCGGCCCGGAAGAATTTCTTGGCAAGCCGCTTCCGATTGAGTCCGCCTCTTTGTCGAGTGGAAAAACGGGTTGGGTACTGGAGGAATGGCCGAACGGTGAATCCTATCTTACGGGGTTTGCCGGCGGCCGGACCAATTGGGATTATCCTGAGCTGCGATGGACGGTTCTGGTACGCCAGCCGGAAGAAGCCGCTTTTGCCGCTGCCCGCGATTTAAGCCACATCATCATGTGGAGCGGCCTGGCAAGCGCTATTCTTTTTGCCTTGGCTGGCTGGTTTGTTGCCGGTAGAATTTCTCGACCACTGAAGGAAATCTCCCGAAAAGCGAAAGCCTTCCGCAAAGGCGAGCAATTGGAGTTGCCGAAAAACACGGGCGTGCGCGAAATCGAGGATCTGTCCTATTCACTGGAAAGCTTGGTCAAGACACTCGGCACTGCCGAATCCGATTTAGTGCGCATGCAAGATTTGGCACAGCGTGATCCACTGACTGGTTTGCCAAACCGTATCGCACTTGAAGAAGCCGCTGATCGAATGATGAAACGAGCGCGTACGGATAAAGAACCACTAGCCTTTTTCTATTTGGATCTGGACGGCTTCAAAAAAGCCAACGATACCTTAGGGCATTTAGCGGGCGATCACGTGCTCCAGAAAGTAGCTGAACGATTGATGGCTGAATTGCCTGAAGGGGCATTTATCGCACGCATTGGCGGAGATGAATTTGTCTTATTGTTCCCTTGTGATGGGCTTGGCGAATTGCCGACTAAGCAATTGGCACAGCGTTTGATCGACCGGCTGAGCAAGCCGATCACCGTGGATGCTGGCCAAGTGCAACTCGGCTGCAGCATCGGCATTGCCATTTACCCGGACAATGCCGAAAATCTTTATACCTTATTGTCTTACGCTGATGCAGCGCTTTATGTGTCGAAGGAAAACGGCAGAAGCCAAACTACGTTTTACAGGGACATTGTTTCGGAATAA
- a CDS encoding dihydrofolate reductase family protein, translating to MGKLMVSMYVTLDGVMEEPSWSAAYWDDELAQFQLDQLYTNDALLLGRVTYEGFAATWPTAEDEHGFADRMNEIPKYVVSHTLKRTEWNARLINHDFVEEIKRLKKTGQRLLVYGSAELIDTLIEHDLVDELHLMTFPLLLGEGKKLFRDGVSPKAFKLLHSFSTDQGVLIANYAPER from the coding sequence ATGGGAAAACTGATGGTTTCAATGTATGTGACACTTGATGGCGTTATGGAAGAGCCTTCATGGTCCGCAGCTTACTGGGACGATGAGCTCGCACAGTTCCAGCTAGATCAGCTTTATACCAACGACGCCCTACTGCTCGGGCGCGTCACTTATGAAGGGTTTGCTGCCACTTGGCCGACCGCTGAAGACGAGCACGGCTTTGCGGATCGGATGAACGAAATCCCCAAATATGTAGTATCGCATACCTTGAAGCGGACCGAGTGGAACGCGCGCTTGATCAACCACGATTTCGTTGAAGAAATCAAAAGGCTGAAGAAAACCGGTCAGCGCTTGCTCGTCTATGGCAGTGCAGAACTCATCGATACCTTGATCGAACATGATTTGGTCGACGAATTGCATTTGATGACCTTCCCATTGCTATTGGGCGAAGGAAAAAAACTGTTTCGTGATGGCGTATCGCCAAAAGCATTCAAGTTGCTGCACAGTTTTTCGACCGACCAAGGCGTGTTGATCGCCAATTATGCACCTGAGCGATAA
- a CDS encoding ABC transporter ATP-binding protein, with protein sequence MGRLYTENLEVSYGERKIVKGLSLSIPDKQITAIIGPNGCGKSTFLKAMTRVIPHEAGSVILDGQLIAEEKTKQLAKKLAILPQSPENAAGLTVGEIVSYGRFPYQKGFGKLSARDYEMIDWALNVTGTQFFKYHPVDALSGGQRQRVWIAMALAQETEMIFLDEPTTYLDMAHQLEILELLRELNADEERTIVMVLHDLNHAARFADHIVAMKDGQIIKAGSPEEVIVPDVLREVFRIDAEIGLDPRTQKPICLTYNLIKGA encoded by the coding sequence ATGGGACGCCTTTATACAGAAAACCTGGAAGTCAGCTATGGCGAAAGGAAAATCGTCAAAGGTTTGTCCCTGTCGATTCCAGATAAACAGATTACGGCGATCATTGGGCCAAACGGATGTGGAAAATCCACTTTCCTAAAAGCGATGACTCGTGTCATTCCGCACGAAGCAGGTTCGGTCATTCTCGATGGCCAGTTAATTGCAGAAGAAAAGACCAAGCAATTGGCGAAAAAATTGGCCATCTTGCCACAATCGCCGGAAAACGCAGCTGGCTTGACCGTCGGAGAAATCGTTTCCTATGGCCGCTTCCCCTATCAAAAAGGGTTCGGGAAGTTGAGTGCTCGGGATTATGAAATGATTGATTGGGCGCTGAATGTCACCGGTACGCAATTTTTCAAATACCATCCCGTCGATGCCTTATCGGGCGGCCAGCGCCAACGCGTCTGGATCGCCATGGCCTTGGCGCAGGAAACCGAAATGATTTTCCTCGATGAGCCGACGACTTATCTAGATATGGCGCATCAACTCGAGATTTTGGAGCTTCTCCGCGAACTCAACGCCGATGAAGAACGCACCATCGTTATGGTGCTCCACGACTTAAACCATGCCGCCCGCTTTGCCGACCATATCGTCGCGATGAAAGACGGCCAAATCATCAAAGCCGGATCCCCTGAAGAAGTCATCGTTCCGGATGTCCTTCGCGAAGTGTTCCGCATCGATGCGGAAATCGGGCTTGATCCACGAACACAAAAACCGATATGCCTGACATACAATTTAATCAAAGGAGCTTAA
- a CDS encoding FecCD family ABC transporter permease gives MRYNARFSYIFGISLLALVLAFIVSMVFGAADVSLKNLWLALFSNSTGQQISIIQEIRLPREVAAIFVGAALAVSGAIMQGMTRNPLADPGLLGLTAGANAALAATLAFIPGANYFGIMIACFIGAAIGAGLVFGIGASRRGGFSPFRIVLAGAAVSAFLTAIAEAIGLLFKISKDVSMWTAGGLIGTSWGQLQIIVPFITIALFAALLLSRQLAVLSLSEEAAIGLGQKTGQIKAMLFVIVTLLAGAAVALAGNLAFIGLMIPHIVRVIVGSDYRFIIPMSAVTGAIFMLLADLFGRTVNAPFETPVAAVVAMLGLPFFLLIVRKGGGAFT, from the coding sequence ATGCGCTATAACGCCCGTTTTTCTTACATATTCGGAATCAGCCTGCTGGCACTCGTGCTGGCTTTTATTGTGTCAATGGTTTTTGGGGCGGCGGATGTCAGCCTGAAAAACTTATGGCTTGCGCTGTTTTCAAACAGCACCGGACAGCAAATTTCGATCATCCAGGAAATTCGCCTGCCGCGTGAGGTGGCCGCGATTTTTGTCGGCGCGGCACTCGCCGTGTCAGGCGCGATCATGCAAGGCATGACCCGCAACCCGCTGGCTGACCCGGGATTGCTTGGGTTGACTGCAGGCGCCAATGCCGCACTGGCTGCCACGCTCGCGTTTATTCCCGGTGCTAATTACTTCGGCATTATGATCGCTTGCTTTATCGGGGCGGCAATTGGGGCCGGGCTGGTGTTCGGTATCGGGGCATCTCGGCGCGGCGGCTTTTCACCCTTTCGCATCGTCTTGGCAGGAGCTGCCGTTTCGGCCTTTTTGACCGCCATTGCCGAAGCAATTGGCCTGTTGTTTAAAATTTCTAAAGATGTTTCCATGTGGACGGCTGGTGGCTTGATCGGCACGTCTTGGGGACAATTGCAAATCATTGTTCCCTTTATCACCATCGCTTTATTTGCGGCGCTGCTCTTATCTCGCCAGCTGGCCGTCTTGAGTTTGAGCGAAGAAGCTGCCATTGGGCTCGGCCAAAAAACCGGCCAGATCAAGGCGATGCTGTTTGTGATCGTCACCTTGCTTGCCGGCGCTGCAGTAGCTCTAGCTGGTAACTTAGCATTCATCGGATTAATGATTCCGCATATCGTTCGCGTCATTGTCGGCAGCGACTACCGCTTCATTATCCCGATGTCCGCTGTGACAGGAGCTATTTTTATGCTGCTCGCCGATTTGTTCGGACGCACGGTTAACGCCCCATTTGAAACGCCGGTCGCAGCGGTCGTTGCCATGCTCGGCTTGCCGTTCTTCTTGCTCATCGTTCGTAAAGGTGGAGGTGCGTTCACATGA
- a CDS encoding iron-hydroxamate ABC transporter substrate-binding protein, whose translation MKKLIFLSITLLLMLALAACGSSEETPEETGGSEGEASGSDTIQYESETGTVEVPADPQRVVALAYGGNVMSLDVPLAGIDAWAIDNPNYEPYLDGVEVVSEENLEKIIELDPDLIIGYSTLQNIDKLEQIAPTVTYTYGKVDYLTQHLEIGKLLNKEDEAQAYIDDFKERAQAAGEEVKAEIGEDATVSVIENFDKQLYVFGDNWGRGTEILYQEMGLKMPEKVEEMALTDGFYALSQEVLPDYMGDYVIFSKDSEQDNSFQETDLYQNTPAVKNDQVFEADAKKLYFNDPISLDYQLEFFQEKFLGQ comes from the coding sequence ATGAAAAAACTAATTTTCTTATCCATCACTTTACTCTTAATGCTAGCGCTTGCTGCTTGCGGATCTTCAGAAGAAACACCAGAGGAAACGGGTGGCTCGGAAGGCGAAGCAAGCGGATCCGATACCATCCAATACGAATCAGAAACCGGAACCGTCGAAGTTCCGGCTGACCCACAACGCGTAGTAGCCTTGGCTTATGGCGGAAACGTCATGTCACTCGACGTTCCCCTTGCAGGAATCGACGCTTGGGCGATCGATAACCCGAACTACGAGCCGTATTTGGACGGTGTTGAAGTTGTATCCGAAGAAAACTTGGAAAAAATCATCGAATTGGACCCGGATTTGATCATCGGCTATTCCACACTTCAAAACATTGACAAATTGGAGCAAATCGCACCAACCGTCACTTATACTTACGGAAAAGTCGACTATTTGACGCAGCATTTGGAAATCGGCAAGCTGTTGAATAAAGAAGACGAAGCTCAAGCATATATTGACGACTTCAAAGAACGCGCTCAAGCTGCCGGCGAAGAAGTCAAAGCGGAAATCGGTGAAGATGCCACCGTTTCTGTAATTGAGAACTTTGATAAACAATTGTATGTTTTCGGAGATAACTGGGGCCGCGGCACGGAGATTTTATATCAGGAGATGGGCTTGAAGATGCCGGAGAAAGTCGAAGAAATGGCTTTAACTGACGGATTCTACGCATTGTCACAAGAAGTTCTCCCTGACTATATGGGCGATTACGTCATCTTCAGCAAAGATTCCGAACAGGACAATTCTTTCCAGGAAACAGACCTCTACCAAAACACGCCAGCTGTTAAGAACGATCAAGTATTCGAAGCGGATGCGAAGAAATTATATTTCAACGATCCGATTTCACTCGATTACCAACTTGAGTTCTTCCAGGAAAAATTCCTTGGCCAATAA
- a CDS encoding NAD(P)/FAD-dependent oxidoreductase: MANHDIFDVTIIGGGPAGLYSAFYSGLRGMKTKIIEFQPRLGGKLHVYPEKMIWDVGGQTPIRCEQLITQLVEQGLTFDPTVCLDEKVESMNKNEDGLFVLSGASGEIHYSKSVIVAVGGGILKPQKLQIEGAERFEVANLNYTVKTLERFRGSTVLISGGGNSAVDWANELEPIAEKVYVVHRKSEMAGHEAQVRQLLEGRAECLLDSAITRLVASDVGDRVELVEVMNQVTGERCMLPVDQLVINHGYERDASLLENSPLDLETKDDFYLLGTPASETSVAGVFAAGDILQHDGKLNLIAGTFTDAANAVNKAKKFIEPDAANIAMVSSHNDVFNSRNQALKQQAMR; the protein is encoded by the coding sequence ATGGCCAATCACGATATCTTTGACGTTACCATCATCGGGGGAGGTCCCGCCGGCTTGTATTCAGCTTTTTACAGCGGACTTCGGGGCATGAAAACAAAAATTATCGAGTTTCAGCCGCGCCTTGGCGGCAAACTTCATGTCTATCCGGAAAAAATGATTTGGGACGTCGGGGGACAGACGCCGATTCGCTGCGAACAGCTGATCACACAATTGGTCGAACAAGGGCTCACGTTCGATCCGACGGTGTGCTTGGATGAGAAAGTGGAAAGCATGAATAAGAACGAAGACGGCTTGTTCGTGCTGTCAGGGGCATCGGGTGAAATCCATTATTCGAAATCGGTCATCGTTGCAGTCGGTGGCGGCATCTTGAAACCGCAGAAGCTGCAAATCGAAGGAGCCGAACGTTTCGAAGTGGCCAACCTCAATTACACCGTGAAAACACTCGAGCGTTTTCGCGGCAGTACGGTGCTTATTTCAGGTGGCGGCAATTCGGCAGTCGACTGGGCCAATGAGCTCGAGCCGATCGCTGAAAAAGTCTATGTCGTCCACCGTAAATCCGAAATGGCTGGGCATGAAGCGCAAGTGCGCCAATTGCTTGAAGGCCGCGCTGAATGCCTGTTAGATTCCGCTATTACGCGGCTTGTGGCATCCGATGTTGGCGACCGCGTCGAACTGGTGGAAGTGATGAACCAAGTGACAGGTGAACGGTGCATGCTGCCGGTCGACCAGCTCGTCATCAACCACGGCTATGAACGTGATGCAAGTTTACTTGAAAACAGCCCGCTCGACTTGGAAACAAAAGACGATTTCTATTTGCTGGGCACCCCGGCAAGCGAAACTTCCGTAGCGGGAGTGTTTGCAGCGGGTGATATTCTTCAGCACGACGGCAAGCTTAATTTGATCGCCGGCACCTTCACCGATGCCGCCAATGCCGTCAATAAAGCGAAGAAGTTCATCGAGCCAGATGCGGCCAATATTGCCATGGTGTCTTCTCATAACGATGTGTTCAACTCCCGCAACCAGGCGCTGAAACAACAAGCGATGCGCTGA